TCGCGTTCAGGCGGCTGACCATCATCTCGACGCAGCGGTGGAACTCCGCGCCGACCCGGTCCATCTTGTTGACGAAGCAGATCCTGGGCACTTCGTAGCGGTCGGCCTGACGCCAGACCGTCTCGGACTGCGGCTCGACACCGGCGACGGCGTCGAACACGGCGACGGCACCGTCGAGGACGCGGAGCGAGCGCTCCACCTCGATCGTGAAGTCCACGTGGCCCGGCGTGTCGATGATGTTGATCGTGTGGCCGAGCCATTCGCAGGTCGTGGCAGCGGAGGTGATGGTGATACCACGCTCCTGCTCCTGCTCCATCCAGTCCATCGTGGCTGCGCCCTCGTGGACCTCACCGATCTTGTAGTTGATACCGGTGTAGAACAGGATGCGCTCGGTCGTCGTGGTCTTGCCCGCGTCGATGTGGGCCATGATCCCGATGTTACGGACCTTGGCCAGGTCAAGAGCGGTCGTGGTGGCCACTTCTCTCGCGTCCTCGTCGTCTCGTCGAACCCGCTGTTACCAGCGGTAGTGGGCGAAGGCCTTGTTGGACTCGGCCATCTTGTGGGTGTCCTCGCGCTTCTTGACGCTTGCGCCGAGGCCGTTGCTGGCGTCGAGCAGTTCGTTCATGAGGCGCTCGGTCATGGTCTTCTCGCGGCGGGCGCGGGAGTACTGCACCAGCCAGCGCAGGGCCAGGGTGGTGCTGCGCGCCGCGCGCACCTCGACCGGGACCTGGTAGGTCGCGCCACCGACACGGCGGCTGCGGACCTCGAGGGTGGGCTTGACGTTGTCCAGCGCGCGCTTCAGGG
This region of Streptosporangium sp. NBC_01495 genomic DNA includes:
- the rpsG gene encoding 30S ribosomal protein S7; this encodes MPRKGSPGRRQLMADPVHNSPLVTALINKVLLDGKRSIAQSIVYGALEGAKEKTGNDPVVTLKRALDNVKPTLEVRSRRVGGATYQVPVEVRAARSTTLALRWLVQYSRARREKTMTERLMNELLDASNGLGASVKKREDTHKMAESNKAFAHYRW